Proteins encoded in a region of the uncultured Paludibaculum sp. genome:
- a CDS encoding glycoside hydrolase family 88 protein, with protein MIQFGPEIDRTLLDDTLRFAERQVTNLIEKHPGFYPIYTKSGKWKHDGPAWTHWCDGFLPGMMWIFHRRSLENGENKQYWMDKAIEYSRPLEPRQFDRDVHDLGFIFLSTYYRWYQITREPRLNDVLVQAGKTMSLRFQEQGQYLRSFVSEDSIFIDIMMNVAVIFYAARETNDRRLREIAIRHALTTRRYLVRGDGSTAHEGLFDLETGEFLKQTTHQGYRGDSCWSRGLAWSLYGFGSCYEYTRDPRFLETAQRCADYFLTHTNADGVPSWDFNAPEDTRKLLDTSAAAIAASGLLRLCRMLPDPVKGFYYWSSALRILKTLCEKHTQQDSGTWEGILQGGVYHIHKDLGVNESVMWGEYFFCEALEAALRHNLANQKKPNGAGKL; from the coding sequence GTGATTCAGTTTGGCCCAGAGATCGATCGCACTTTGCTCGATGATACGCTACGATTTGCGGAGCGTCAGGTCACAAATCTCATCGAGAAGCACCCAGGTTTTTACCCCATCTACACGAAAAGCGGTAAGTGGAAACACGATGGTCCGGCCTGGACCCATTGGTGTGACGGCTTTCTGCCGGGGATGATGTGGATCTTCCACCGGCGTTCGCTGGAGAATGGCGAGAACAAGCAGTATTGGATGGACAAGGCCATCGAGTACAGCCGCCCGCTGGAGCCCCGGCAGTTTGACCGGGACGTGCATGACCTTGGGTTTATCTTCCTTTCCACGTATTACCGCTGGTATCAGATCACGCGCGAGCCTCGCCTGAACGACGTATTGGTGCAGGCGGGCAAGACGATGTCGCTCCGCTTCCAGGAGCAGGGCCAGTATCTACGTTCGTTCGTGAGTGAAGACTCCATCTTCATCGACATCATGATGAACGTGGCGGTGATCTTCTACGCCGCTCGCGAGACGAACGACCGGCGTTTGCGCGAGATCGCCATCCGGCATGCTCTCACCACGCGGCGGTACCTGGTCCGCGGCGATGGCTCGACCGCGCACGAAGGCCTGTTCGACCTGGAGACCGGCGAGTTTCTGAAGCAGACGACGCACCAGGGTTATCGGGGCGACTCCTGCTGGTCGCGCGGGCTAGCCTGGTCTCTCTATGGCTTCGGCAGCTGCTATGAGTACACACGCGATCCTCGATTCCTGGAGACCGCGCAGCGTTGCGCTGACTACTTCCTGACCCATACGAATGCCGATGGCGTGCCCTCGTGGGACTTCAACGCTCCGGAAGACACGCGCAAGCTGTTGGATACCTCGGCCGCCGCCATTGCGGCGAGCGGACTGTTGCGGCTGTGCCGCATGTTGCCCGATCCGGTGAAAGGCTTCTACTACTGGTCGAGTGCACTCCGGATTCTGAAGACGTTGTGTGAGAAGCACACGCAGCAGGACAGCGGAACGTGGGAAGGCATCCTGCAGGGCGGCGTCTACCACATCCACAAGGATCTGGGTGTGAATGAGAGCGTCATGTGGGGCGAGTACTTCTTCTGTGAAGCGCTGGAGGCGGCCTTGCGGCACAATCTGGCGAATCAGAAGAAGCCGAACGGCGCGGGGAAGCTGTAG
- a CDS encoding DEAD/DEAH box helicase, with the protein MIQDTAGPLVNSGFADQLTRAIERGPGHGLLFLGAAEVGTALPPALSYWRDFGARYVTSLCTHPDGESHPAPPGSGELDFLALAAPPMLGAEYLTAGVLESLWHELDTAFHIELAESKHGVQDFLKLRNPAWNMVGRVHFNVAENRKDPDTPFAFVATYTTRLSAQAKAQHLPLGQALREYADAGSKDRLLSLLLPVQRASETCAWLKAMVDAGEIFHPLRWTPRETLQLLGDVPQLESAGVVVRMPAAWGGSRPPRPRVTGTVGTRQPSGLGQDALLDFRMDVTLDGESLTAAEIRDLLAKTNGLALVRGRWIEVDREHLESMLARFREVERAANENGLAFSEAMRLLAGADVNAQDSSLADQADWAQVVAGPWLAETLKALRSPQASTEAIPGDALQGTLRPYQQAGVSWLYFLSKLGLGACLADDMGLGKTIQVLALLLVLKRQEGSRRQPSLLVAPASLLANWASEIERFAPGLKALTAHPSALPAATLKSFDPSRLDGIDLVITSYGSLLRAPWLIEVPWRLAVLDEAQAIKNPGSKQTRAVKQIKAHARLALTGTPVENRLSDLWSIFDFVNPGLLGTAKEFGGFVKRLAERQHGSYGPLRELVRPYILRRLKTDKTVIADLPDKTEIKAYCPLSRHQAALYEQAVKELAAQIADTSGIQRKGLVLSFLMRFKQICNHPSQWLGDGAWSEADSGKLARLREIAEVIASRQEKMLVFTQFREVTAPLAAFLGSVFQRPGLVLHGETEVRKRKDLVRRFQEDEGVGFFVLSLKAGGSGLNLTAASHVVHFDRWWNPAVENQATDRASRIGQTKNVLVHKFVCRGTVEEKIDELIESKRHLSDELLEGGAGALLTEMKDDELLRLVALDLNKALQET; encoded by the coding sequence TTGATTCAAGACACGGCCGGACCGCTGGTCAACAGTGGGTTCGCCGACCAATTGACGCGGGCGATCGAGCGCGGGCCGGGCCACGGCCTGCTGTTCCTGGGCGCGGCCGAAGTGGGCACCGCTCTGCCGCCGGCGCTCTCCTACTGGCGCGACTTTGGCGCGCGCTATGTGACCTCCCTTTGCACGCATCCGGACGGCGAGTCGCACCCCGCGCCGCCAGGTTCCGGCGAACTGGACTTTCTAGCCCTGGCGGCACCGCCCATGTTGGGTGCGGAGTATCTCACAGCCGGGGTCCTTGAGAGCCTTTGGCACGAACTCGACACGGCCTTCCACATCGAACTGGCCGAGTCCAAGCACGGCGTGCAGGACTTCCTCAAGCTCCGCAACCCGGCCTGGAACATGGTCGGCCGCGTGCACTTCAACGTAGCCGAAAACCGCAAGGACCCGGACACCCCTTTCGCCTTCGTCGCCACTTACACCACGAGACTCTCGGCGCAAGCCAAGGCGCAACATCTGCCGCTGGGACAGGCGCTGCGCGAGTACGCCGACGCGGGCAGCAAAGACCGCCTGCTGTCGCTGCTTCTACCCGTACAGCGGGCGTCGGAGACGTGCGCATGGCTGAAGGCCATGGTTGACGCGGGCGAGATCTTCCATCCTCTGCGCTGGACTCCGCGCGAGACGCTGCAACTCTTGGGCGACGTCCCACAATTGGAGTCGGCCGGTGTAGTGGTCCGCATGCCGGCTGCCTGGGGCGGCAGTCGTCCACCGCGGCCGCGCGTCACGGGCACCGTGGGCACCCGGCAGCCATCGGGATTGGGTCAGGATGCGCTGCTCGACTTCCGGATGGACGTCACGTTGGATGGCGAATCCCTCACCGCCGCCGAGATCCGGGACCTGCTGGCCAAGACCAACGGCCTCGCGCTCGTACGTGGACGCTGGATCGAAGTCGATCGGGAGCACCTCGAAAGCATGCTCGCACGCTTCCGTGAAGTCGAGCGTGCCGCCAACGAGAACGGGCTCGCGTTCAGCGAAGCGATGCGACTGCTGGCCGGCGCGGACGTCAACGCACAAGACAGCTCCTTAGCCGATCAGGCCGACTGGGCTCAGGTGGTCGCCGGCCCATGGCTGGCGGAGACGTTGAAGGCGCTACGCAGCCCCCAGGCGTCGACGGAAGCCATTCCGGGGGATGCTCTGCAGGGCACGCTACGTCCCTATCAGCAGGCGGGCGTGAGCTGGCTCTATTTCCTGTCCAAGCTGGGTCTGGGTGCCTGCCTGGCCGACGATATGGGACTCGGCAAGACGATCCAGGTGCTGGCGCTACTGCTCGTCTTGAAGCGGCAGGAAGGCTCCAGGCGGCAACCTAGCCTGCTAGTCGCGCCCGCGTCGCTCCTCGCGAACTGGGCCTCGGAAATCGAACGCTTCGCACCAGGATTAAAGGCCCTCACCGCCCATCCCTCGGCGCTGCCGGCCGCCACGCTGAAGTCCTTTGATCCCTCGCGTCTGGACGGCATCGACCTCGTCATCACCAGCTATGGCTCCCTGCTACGCGCGCCGTGGCTGATCGAAGTGCCGTGGCGTCTGGCCGTGCTCGATGAAGCCCAGGCCATCAAGAACCCCGGGTCCAAACAGACCCGGGCCGTCAAGCAGATCAAGGCGCACGCCCGCCTGGCATTGACCGGCACCCCGGTGGAGAACCGGCTCTCCGACCTGTGGTCGATCTTCGATTTTGTCAACCCGGGCCTTCTGGGCACCGCCAAGGAGTTCGGCGGCTTCGTCAAGCGTCTGGCGGAACGCCAACACGGCTCTTACGGCCCGCTGCGCGAACTGGTGCGACCCTATATCCTGCGCCGCCTGAAGACCGACAAAACGGTCATCGCGGACCTGCCCGACAAGACGGAAATCAAGGCATACTGTCCGCTCAGCCGCCACCAGGCCGCGCTCTATGAACAGGCCGTCAAGGAGCTGGCCGCCCAGATCGCCGACACCTCCGGCATCCAGCGCAAAGGACTCGTCTTGTCCTTCCTGATGCGCTTCAAGCAGATCTGCAACCACCCCTCGCAATGGCTGGGCGACGGAGCCTGGAGCGAGGCCGACAGCGGCAAACTGGCCCGTCTGCGCGAGATTGCCGAGGTCATCGCGTCGAGGCAGGAGAAGATGCTCGTCTTCACCCAGTTCCGCGAGGTGACCGCGCCGCTGGCCGCGTTCCTCGGCTCGGTATTCCAACGGCCGGGCCTGGTGCTGCACGGAGAAACCGAGGTGAGAAAGCGGAAGGATCTGGTGCGCCGCTTCCAGGAAGACGAGGGAGTCGGGTTCTTCGTCTTGTCGCTAAAGGCAGGCGGATCCGGACTCAACCTCACCGCGGCCTCACATGTGGTCCACTTCGATCGCTGGTGGAACCCCGCCGTGGAGAATCAGGCCACGGACCGCGCCTCCCGCATCGGCCAGACGAAAAATGTACTCGTCCATAAGTTCGTGTGCCGCGGAACGGTGGAGGAGAAAATCGACGAGTTGATAGAATCCAAGCGCCACCTCTCTGACGAGCTACTGGAAGGCGGCGCGGGGGCTCTGCTCACCGAAATGAAGGACGACGAATTACTCAGGCTGGTGGCTCTCGATCTTAATAAGGCGCTGCAGGAGACGTAA
- a CDS encoding lysophospholipid acyltransferase family protein — MITIPVAVLATAVLVTTAVVTSVVGPESRWQRFLYRLWGGTVLGIFGARGRVVGAEKLQAGANYVIVSNHLSLVDTPMMFRWLPIPFKFLAKRELLKVPFIGWYLNRARHLTVDRASLRSSIESMNECARLIRERHLSVIIFAEGTRSLTGEMQSFKDGAAYLAIQSGTPVAPIAMVGTWDILPAKSSYFMPGNVELRIGEPISPEGYTLKQRAAFTELLEKKVRDLLAAPAA; from the coding sequence TTGATCACAATTCCCGTAGCGGTTTTGGCGACGGCGGTGCTGGTAACCACCGCCGTCGTCACATCCGTCGTCGGCCCGGAAAGCCGCTGGCAGCGATTTCTTTATCGTCTGTGGGGCGGCACCGTGCTGGGCATCTTCGGCGCCCGCGGCCGCGTCGTGGGTGCTGAGAAACTCCAGGCCGGCGCCAATTACGTCATCGTCTCCAACCACCTCAGCCTCGTGGACACGCCCATGATGTTCCGCTGGCTGCCCATCCCCTTCAAGTTCCTGGCGAAGCGCGAGTTACTGAAAGTGCCGTTCATCGGCTGGTATCTGAACCGGGCCCGCCACCTCACGGTCGACCGCGCCAGCCTGCGCTCCTCCATCGAGAGCATGAACGAATGCGCGCGGCTCATCCGCGAACGCCACCTCTCCGTCATCATCTTCGCCGAGGGAACCCGCAGCCTCACGGGCGAGATGCAGAGCTTCAAGGACGGCGCCGCCTACCTCGCCATCCAATCCGGCACGCCCGTGGCCCCGATTGCCATGGTAGGCACGTGGGATATTCTCCCCGCGAAGTCGTCGTACTTCATGCCCGGAAACGTGGAACTGCGCATCGGCGAACCCATCAGCCCAGAGGGCTACACTCTCAAACAGCGCGCCGCCTTCACGGAATTGCTGGAAAAAAAGGTAAGAGACCTGCTGGCCGCGCCCGCGGCCTGA
- a CDS encoding CDGSH iron-sulfur domain-containing protein, with protein sequence MAVKVTVLNNGPLRMEGEPSDFTICDAQGGAFGLGGRVVISLCRCGLSANKPFCDGSHGRQGFESVCEARELPPPKPKV encoded by the coding sequence ATGGCAGTCAAGGTAACAGTACTCAACAATGGCCCCCTCCGCATGGAAGGGGAGCCGTCGGACTTCACGATTTGCGACGCGCAAGGCGGCGCTTTTGGGCTGGGGGGACGCGTGGTCATTAGCTTATGCCGCTGCGGCCTGTCGGCCAACAAACCGTTTTGCGACGGATCCCATGGCCGCCAGGGCTTCGAATCGGTGTGCGAAGCACGCGAACTGCCGCCGCCGAAGCCGAAAGTCTAA